A stretch of Numenius arquata chromosome 11, bNumArq3.hap1.1, whole genome shotgun sequence DNA encodes these proteins:
- the SEMA6D gene encoding semaphorin-6D isoform X3, with protein sequence MRLPLLCASVMLMSLSQCRAVSFPEDEDPINVVDYHYSRQYPVFRGRPSGNESQHRLDFQLMLKIRDTLYIAGRDQVYTVNLNEVPKSEVTPSKKLTWRSRQQDRENCAMKGKHKDECHNFIKVFVPRNDEMVFVCGTNAFNPMCRYYRLNTLEYDGEEISGLARCPFDARQTNVALFADGKLYSATVADFLASDAVIYRSMGDGSALRTIKYDSKWIKEPHFLHAIEYGNYVYFFFREIAVEHNNLGKAVYSRVARICKNDMGGSQRVLEKHWTSFLKARLNCSVPGDSFFYFDVLQSITDIIEINGVPTVVGVFTTQLNSIPGSAVCAFSMDDIEKVFKGRFKEQKTPDSVWTAVPEDKVPKPRPGCCAKHGLAEAYKTSIDFPDETLSFIKSHPLMDSAVPSVIEEPWFTKTRVRYRLTAIAVDHAAGPYQNYTVIFVGSEAGVVLKILAKTRPFSLNDSVLLEEIEAYNHAKCNGDSEEDRRVISLQLDRDHHALFVAFSSCVIRIPLSRCERHGSCKKACIASRDPYCGWLDHEACGRVTPGMLTGGYVQDVEYGNTAQLGDCHGVRWEVQSGESNQMVHMNVLITCVFAAFVLGAFIAGVAVYCYRDIFVRKARKIHKDAESAQSCTDSSGSFAKLNGLFDSPVKEYQQNIDSPKLYTNLLTSRKELPPNGDTKSMMMDHRGQPPELAALPTPESTPVLQQKTLQAMKSQSDKPHSNLNASRKETPLKSPQFFPSSPPPHSPLSHGHIPSAIVLPNATHDYNTSFSNSNAHKADKKMQHIDHPLTKPSSKRDHRRSVDSRNTLNDFLKHLNETTSNPKAIMGDIQMAHQTLMLDPMGNVSEIPPKVPNREASLYSPPSTLPRNSPTKRVDVPTTPAVPMTSLERQRGYHKNSSQRHSISALPKNLNSPNGVLLSRQPSINRGGYMPPTAGTKMDYMQGTPVSVHLQPSLSRQSSYTSNGTLPRTGIKRTPSLKPDVPPKPSFVPQTTSVRPLNKYSY encoded by the exons ATGAGGCTTCCTCTGCTTTGTGCCTCCGTGATGCTAATGAGTCTGTCCCAGTGCCGAGCTGTCAGCTTCCCTGAAGATGAGGACCCTATTAACGTTGTTGACTACCACT ATTCAAGGCAATATCCAGTATTTAGAGGACGCCCTTCAGGCAATGAATCTCAGCACAGACTGGACTTCCAACTGATGTTGAAAATTCGAGACACACTTTATATTGCTGGCAG GGACCAAGTTTACACTGTAAACTTAAATGAAGTTCCAAAATCGGAAGTTACTCCAAGCAAG AAATTAACATGGAGGTCAAGACAGCAGGACAGAGAGAACTGTGCTATGAAAGGCAAACATAAA GATGAATGCCATAACTTCATTAAAGTCTTTGTTCCGAGAAACGATGAGATGGTGTTTGTCTGTGGAACAAACGCATTTAATCCTATGTGCAGATACTATCGG ctgaatACCTTAGAGTATGATGGGGAGGAAATTAGTGGTTTGGCAAGATGCCCATTTGATGCCAGACAAACCAATGTCGCCCTCTTTGCTG ATGGAAAATTGTATTCGGCAACAGTAGCAGATTTCCTGGCAAGTGATGCTGTTATTTATCGCAGCATGGGGGATGGATCTGCCTTAAGAACAATAAAGTATGATTCCAAATGGATAAAAG AACCACACTTCCTCCATGCCATAGAATACGGGAACtatgtttatttcttcttccgAGAAATTGCTGTAGAGCACAATAATTTAGGCAAG GCTGTATATTCCCGTGTGGCACGGATATGCAAAAATGACATGGGGGGGTCTCAAAGAGTCCTGGAAAAGCATTGGACATCCTTTCTGAAAGCTCGGCTCAACTGCTCAGTTCCTGGGGATTCATTCTTCTACTTTGATGTTCTGCAGTCTATCACAGACATAATAGAAATCAATGGAGTCCCCACGGTTGTCGGTGTATTCACCACACAGCTTAACAG CATCCCTGGTTCAGCGGTGTGTGCCTTCAGCATGGATGACATTGAGAAAGTCTTCAAAGGGAgatttaaagaacaaaagactCCTGACTCCGTTTGGACAGCTGTACCTGAAGACAAAGTACCAAAGCCAAG ACCTGGCTGCTGTGCAAAACACGGCCTTGCAGAGGCTTATAAAACCTCCATTGATTTCCCTGACGAAACACTCTCCTTCATCAAATCTCATCCTTTGATGGATTCAGCTGTCCCCTCAGTCATTGAGGAGCCCTGGTTTACCAAAACACGTGTCAG ATACAGATTGACAGCAATTGCTGTAGACCACGCTGCTGGACCCTACCAGAACTACACAGTCATATTTGTTGGCTCCGAAGCAGGAGTAGTACTTAAAATCTTGGCAAAGACTAGGCCTTTTTCTTTGAATGACAGCGTATTACTGGAAGAGATCGAAGCATATAATCATGCAAA GTGTAATGGTGACAGCGAGGAGGATAGAAGAGTCATTTCCCTTCAGCTGGATAGAGACCACCATGCTCTGTTCGTGGCATTCTCCAGCTGCGTCATTAGAATTCCTCTGAGCCGGTGTGAGCGTCACGGGTCATGTAAAAA GGCATGTATTGCTTCACGGGACCCGTACTGTGGCTGGTTAGACCACGAGGCATGTGGAAGAGTGACACCAGGCATGCT CACGGGAGGATATGTGCAAGATGTTGAATACGGCAACACGGCGCAGCTTGGGGACTGCCATG GTGTAAGGTGGGAAGTACAATCAGGAGAGTCCAACCAAATGGTACATATGAATGTCCTAATCACTTGTGTCTTTGCCGCTTTTGTCCTGGGAGCCTTTATTGCGGGAGTGGCCGTTTACTGTTACCGGGATATATTTGTACGGAAAGCcagaaaaatacacaaagatGCAGAATCGGCTCAGTCCTGTACTGACTCCAGTGGGAGCTTTGCTAAACTGAATGGGCTGTTTGATAGTCCCGTCAAGGAATACCAACAAAACATTGATTCACCCAAACTTTACACAAACCTGTTGACGAGCAGAAAGGAGTTGCCACCAAACGGCGATACGAAGTCCATGATGATGGACCACAGGGGCCAGCCTCCGGAGTTAGCTGCACTTCCAACTCCTGAATCTACACCAGTTCTTCAACAAAAGACTCTGCAGGCTATGAAAAGTCAGTCGGACAAACCACACAGTAACCTCAATGCTTCACGAAAGGAAACCCCACTAAAAAGCCCTCAgttttttccttccagtcctcCACCCCACTCTCCTTTAAGTCATGGACATATTCCTAGTGCTATCGTTCTTCCCAACGCTACCCATGACTACAATACATCTTTCTCAAATTCTAATGCGCACAAGGCAGACAAAAAGATGCAACATATTGATCATCCGCTCACAAAACCGTCCAGCAAAAGAGACCACAGGAGATCTGTTGATTCCAGGAACACCCtgaatgattttctgaaacacCTAAATGAAACTACTAGTAATCCCAAAGCAATTATGGGAGATATTCAAATGGCCCACCAGACTTTAATGCTGGATCCAATGGGAAACGTGTCTGAGATCCCACCTAAGGTTCCCAACAGGGAGGCATCTTTATACTCTCCTCCATCAACTCTTCCAAGAAACAGCCCCACAAAACGAGTGGACGTTCCTACCACTCCTGCAGTACCAATGACCTCTTTGGAAAGGCAGAGGGGTTATCACAAAAATTCTTCGCAAAGGCATTCAATATCTGCCCTTCCTAAAAACTTAAACTCACCAAATGGTGTTTTGTTATCCAGACAGCCTAGTATTAATCGTGGGGGGTACATGCCTCCCACAGCAGGCACAAAGATGGACTACATGCAAGGGACGCCTGTCAGCGTTCACCTCCAGCCTTCCTTGTCCAGGCAAAGCAGTTACACGAGCAACGGCACCCTTCCTCGTACAGGGATAAAGAGGACACCCTCCTTAAAACCTGACGTGCCACCAAAACCCTCATTTGTTCCTCAGACAACTTCAGTCAGACCACTGAACAAATACAGTTACTAG
- the SEMA6D gene encoding semaphorin-6D isoform X2, producing the protein MRLPLLCASVMLMSLSQCRAVSFPEDEDPINVVDYHYSRQYPVFRGRPSGNESQHRLDFQLMLKIRDTLYIAGRDQVYTVNLNEVPKSEVTPSKKLTWRSRQQDRENCAMKGKHKDECHNFIKVFVPRNDEMVFVCGTNAFNPMCRYYRLNTLEYDGEEISGLARCPFDARQTNVALFADGKLYSATVADFLASDAVIYRSMGDGSALRTIKYDSKWIKEPHFLHAIEYGNYVYFFFREIAVEHNNLGKAVYSRVARICKNDMGGSQRVLEKHWTSFLKARLNCSVPGDSFFYFDVLQSITDIIEINGVPTVVGVFTTQLNSIPGSAVCAFSMDDIEKVFKGRFKEQKTPDSVWTAVPEDKVPKPRPGCCAKHGLAEAYKTSIDFPDETLSFIKSHPLMDSAVPSVIEEPWFTKTRVRYRLTAIAVDHAAGPYQNYTVIFVGSEAGVVLKILAKTRPFSLNDSVLLEEIEAYNHAKCNGDSEEDRRVISLQLDRDHHALFVAFSSCVIRIPLSRCERHGSCKKACIASRDPYCGWLDHEACGRVTPGMLTGGYVQDVEYGNTAQLGDCHEILPTTATPDYKIFGDPTSGVRWEVQSGESNQMVHMNVLITCVFAAFVLGAFIAGVAVYCYRDIFVRKARKIHKDAESAQSCTDSSGSFAKLNGLFDSPVKEYQQNIDSPKLYTNLLTSRKELPPNGDTKSMMMDHRGQPPELAALPTPESTPVLQQKTLQAMKSQSDKPHSNLNASRKETPLKSPQFFPSSPPPHSPLSHGHIPSAIVLPNATHDYNTSFSNSNAHKADKKMQHIDHPLTKPSSKRDHRRSVDSRNTLNDFLKHLNETTSNPKAIMGDIQMAHQTLMLDPMGNVSEIPPKVPNREASLYSPPSTLPRNSPTKRVDVPTTPAVPMTSLERQRGYHKNSSQRHSISALPKNLNSPNGVLLSRQPSINRGGYMPPTAGTKMDYMQGTPVSVHLQPSLSRQSSYTSNGTLPRTGIKRTPSLKPDVPPKPSFVPQTTSVRPLNKYSY; encoded by the exons ATGAGGCTTCCTCTGCTTTGTGCCTCCGTGATGCTAATGAGTCTGTCCCAGTGCCGAGCTGTCAGCTTCCCTGAAGATGAGGACCCTATTAACGTTGTTGACTACCACT ATTCAAGGCAATATCCAGTATTTAGAGGACGCCCTTCAGGCAATGAATCTCAGCACAGACTGGACTTCCAACTGATGTTGAAAATTCGAGACACACTTTATATTGCTGGCAG GGACCAAGTTTACACTGTAAACTTAAATGAAGTTCCAAAATCGGAAGTTACTCCAAGCAAG AAATTAACATGGAGGTCAAGACAGCAGGACAGAGAGAACTGTGCTATGAAAGGCAAACATAAA GATGAATGCCATAACTTCATTAAAGTCTTTGTTCCGAGAAACGATGAGATGGTGTTTGTCTGTGGAACAAACGCATTTAATCCTATGTGCAGATACTATCGG ctgaatACCTTAGAGTATGATGGGGAGGAAATTAGTGGTTTGGCAAGATGCCCATTTGATGCCAGACAAACCAATGTCGCCCTCTTTGCTG ATGGAAAATTGTATTCGGCAACAGTAGCAGATTTCCTGGCAAGTGATGCTGTTATTTATCGCAGCATGGGGGATGGATCTGCCTTAAGAACAATAAAGTATGATTCCAAATGGATAAAAG AACCACACTTCCTCCATGCCATAGAATACGGGAACtatgtttatttcttcttccgAGAAATTGCTGTAGAGCACAATAATTTAGGCAAG GCTGTATATTCCCGTGTGGCACGGATATGCAAAAATGACATGGGGGGGTCTCAAAGAGTCCTGGAAAAGCATTGGACATCCTTTCTGAAAGCTCGGCTCAACTGCTCAGTTCCTGGGGATTCATTCTTCTACTTTGATGTTCTGCAGTCTATCACAGACATAATAGAAATCAATGGAGTCCCCACGGTTGTCGGTGTATTCACCACACAGCTTAACAG CATCCCTGGTTCAGCGGTGTGTGCCTTCAGCATGGATGACATTGAGAAAGTCTTCAAAGGGAgatttaaagaacaaaagactCCTGACTCCGTTTGGACAGCTGTACCTGAAGACAAAGTACCAAAGCCAAG ACCTGGCTGCTGTGCAAAACACGGCCTTGCAGAGGCTTATAAAACCTCCATTGATTTCCCTGACGAAACACTCTCCTTCATCAAATCTCATCCTTTGATGGATTCAGCTGTCCCCTCAGTCATTGAGGAGCCCTGGTTTACCAAAACACGTGTCAG ATACAGATTGACAGCAATTGCTGTAGACCACGCTGCTGGACCCTACCAGAACTACACAGTCATATTTGTTGGCTCCGAAGCAGGAGTAGTACTTAAAATCTTGGCAAAGACTAGGCCTTTTTCTTTGAATGACAGCGTATTACTGGAAGAGATCGAAGCATATAATCATGCAAA GTGTAATGGTGACAGCGAGGAGGATAGAAGAGTCATTTCCCTTCAGCTGGATAGAGACCACCATGCTCTGTTCGTGGCATTCTCCAGCTGCGTCATTAGAATTCCTCTGAGCCGGTGTGAGCGTCACGGGTCATGTAAAAA GGCATGTATTGCTTCACGGGACCCGTACTGTGGCTGGTTAGACCACGAGGCATGTGGAAGAGTGACACCAGGCATGCT CACGGGAGGATATGTGCAAGATGTTGAATACGGCAACACGGCGCAGCTTGGGGACTGCCATG AAATTTTGCCTACTACAGCTACACCAGATTACAAAATATTTGGCGACCCAACATCTg GTGTAAGGTGGGAAGTACAATCAGGAGAGTCCAACCAAATGGTACATATGAATGTCCTAATCACTTGTGTCTTTGCCGCTTTTGTCCTGGGAGCCTTTATTGCGGGAGTGGCCGTTTACTGTTACCGGGATATATTTGTACGGAAAGCcagaaaaatacacaaagatGCAGAATCGGCTCAGTCCTGTACTGACTCCAGTGGGAGCTTTGCTAAACTGAATGGGCTGTTTGATAGTCCCGTCAAGGAATACCAACAAAACATTGATTCACCCAAACTTTACACAAACCTGTTGACGAGCAGAAAGGAGTTGCCACCAAACGGCGATACGAAGTCCATGATGATGGACCACAGGGGCCAGCCTCCGGAGTTAGCTGCACTTCCAACTCCTGAATCTACACCAGTTCTTCAACAAAAGACTCTGCAGGCTATGAAAAGTCAGTCGGACAAACCACACAGTAACCTCAATGCTTCACGAAAGGAAACCCCACTAAAAAGCCCTCAgttttttccttccagtcctcCACCCCACTCTCCTTTAAGTCATGGACATATTCCTAGTGCTATCGTTCTTCCCAACGCTACCCATGACTACAATACATCTTTCTCAAATTCTAATGCGCACAAGGCAGACAAAAAGATGCAACATATTGATCATCCGCTCACAAAACCGTCCAGCAAAAGAGACCACAGGAGATCTGTTGATTCCAGGAACACCCtgaatgattttctgaaacacCTAAATGAAACTACTAGTAATCCCAAAGCAATTATGGGAGATATTCAAATGGCCCACCAGACTTTAATGCTGGATCCAATGGGAAACGTGTCTGAGATCCCACCTAAGGTTCCCAACAGGGAGGCATCTTTATACTCTCCTCCATCAACTCTTCCAAGAAACAGCCCCACAAAACGAGTGGACGTTCCTACCACTCCTGCAGTACCAATGACCTCTTTGGAAAGGCAGAGGGGTTATCACAAAAATTCTTCGCAAAGGCATTCAATATCTGCCCTTCCTAAAAACTTAAACTCACCAAATGGTGTTTTGTTATCCAGACAGCCTAGTATTAATCGTGGGGGGTACATGCCTCCCACAGCAGGCACAAAGATGGACTACATGCAAGGGACGCCTGTCAGCGTTCACCTCCAGCCTTCCTTGTCCAGGCAAAGCAGTTACACGAGCAACGGCACCCTTCCTCGTACAGGGATAAAGAGGACACCCTCCTTAAAACCTGACGTGCCACCAAAACCCTCATTTGTTCCTCAGACAACTTCAGTCAGACCACTGAACAAATACAGTTACTAG
- the SEMA6D gene encoding semaphorin-6D isoform X1, protein MRLPLLCASVMLMSLSQCRAVSFPEDEDPINVVDYHYSRQYPVFRGRPSGNESQHRLDFQLMLKIRDTLYIAGRDQVYTVNLNEVPKSEVTPSKKLTWRSRQQDRENCAMKGKHKDECHNFIKVFVPRNDEMVFVCGTNAFNPMCRYYRLNTLEYDGEEISGLARCPFDARQTNVALFADGKLYSATVADFLASDAVIYRSMGDGSALRTIKYDSKWIKEPHFLHAIEYGNYVYFFFREIAVEHNNLGKAVYSRVARICKNDMGGSQRVLEKHWTSFLKARLNCSVPGDSFFYFDVLQSITDIIEINGVPTVVGVFTTQLNSIPGSAVCAFSMDDIEKVFKGRFKEQKTPDSVWTAVPEDKVPKPRPGCCAKHGLAEAYKTSIDFPDETLSFIKSHPLMDSAVPSVIEEPWFTKTRVRYRLTAIAVDHAAGPYQNYTVIFVGSEAGVVLKILAKTRPFSLNDSVLLEEIEAYNHAKCNGDSEEDRRVISLQLDRDHHALFVAFSSCVIRIPLSRCERHGSCKKACIASRDPYCGWLDHEACGRVTPGMLTGGYVQDVEYGNTAQLGDCHEILPTTATPDYKIFGDPTSDMEFSSASITTMASIPVISPKVIGSWKPKVTGSRKFVVQDDPNTSDYSDPLSGVPKGVRWEVQSGESNQMVHMNVLITCVFAAFVLGAFIAGVAVYCYRDIFVRKARKIHKDAESAQSCTDSSGSFAKLNGLFDSPVKEYQQNIDSPKLYTNLLTSRKELPPNGDTKSMMMDHRGQPPELAALPTPESTPVLQQKTLQAMKSQSDKPHSNLNASRKETPLKSPQFFPSSPPPHSPLSHGHIPSAIVLPNATHDYNTSFSNSNAHKADKKMQHIDHPLTKPSSKRDHRRSVDSRNTLNDFLKHLNETTSNPKAIMGDIQMAHQTLMLDPMGNVSEIPPKVPNREASLYSPPSTLPRNSPTKRVDVPTTPAVPMTSLERQRGYHKNSSQRHSISALPKNLNSPNGVLLSRQPSINRGGYMPPTAGTKMDYMQGTPVSVHLQPSLSRQSSYTSNGTLPRTGIKRTPSLKPDVPPKPSFVPQTTSVRPLNKYSY, encoded by the exons ATGAGGCTTCCTCTGCTTTGTGCCTCCGTGATGCTAATGAGTCTGTCCCAGTGCCGAGCTGTCAGCTTCCCTGAAGATGAGGACCCTATTAACGTTGTTGACTACCACT ATTCAAGGCAATATCCAGTATTTAGAGGACGCCCTTCAGGCAATGAATCTCAGCACAGACTGGACTTCCAACTGATGTTGAAAATTCGAGACACACTTTATATTGCTGGCAG GGACCAAGTTTACACTGTAAACTTAAATGAAGTTCCAAAATCGGAAGTTACTCCAAGCAAG AAATTAACATGGAGGTCAAGACAGCAGGACAGAGAGAACTGTGCTATGAAAGGCAAACATAAA GATGAATGCCATAACTTCATTAAAGTCTTTGTTCCGAGAAACGATGAGATGGTGTTTGTCTGTGGAACAAACGCATTTAATCCTATGTGCAGATACTATCGG ctgaatACCTTAGAGTATGATGGGGAGGAAATTAGTGGTTTGGCAAGATGCCCATTTGATGCCAGACAAACCAATGTCGCCCTCTTTGCTG ATGGAAAATTGTATTCGGCAACAGTAGCAGATTTCCTGGCAAGTGATGCTGTTATTTATCGCAGCATGGGGGATGGATCTGCCTTAAGAACAATAAAGTATGATTCCAAATGGATAAAAG AACCACACTTCCTCCATGCCATAGAATACGGGAACtatgtttatttcttcttccgAGAAATTGCTGTAGAGCACAATAATTTAGGCAAG GCTGTATATTCCCGTGTGGCACGGATATGCAAAAATGACATGGGGGGGTCTCAAAGAGTCCTGGAAAAGCATTGGACATCCTTTCTGAAAGCTCGGCTCAACTGCTCAGTTCCTGGGGATTCATTCTTCTACTTTGATGTTCTGCAGTCTATCACAGACATAATAGAAATCAATGGAGTCCCCACGGTTGTCGGTGTATTCACCACACAGCTTAACAG CATCCCTGGTTCAGCGGTGTGTGCCTTCAGCATGGATGACATTGAGAAAGTCTTCAAAGGGAgatttaaagaacaaaagactCCTGACTCCGTTTGGACAGCTGTACCTGAAGACAAAGTACCAAAGCCAAG ACCTGGCTGCTGTGCAAAACACGGCCTTGCAGAGGCTTATAAAACCTCCATTGATTTCCCTGACGAAACACTCTCCTTCATCAAATCTCATCCTTTGATGGATTCAGCTGTCCCCTCAGTCATTGAGGAGCCCTGGTTTACCAAAACACGTGTCAG ATACAGATTGACAGCAATTGCTGTAGACCACGCTGCTGGACCCTACCAGAACTACACAGTCATATTTGTTGGCTCCGAAGCAGGAGTAGTACTTAAAATCTTGGCAAAGACTAGGCCTTTTTCTTTGAATGACAGCGTATTACTGGAAGAGATCGAAGCATATAATCATGCAAA GTGTAATGGTGACAGCGAGGAGGATAGAAGAGTCATTTCCCTTCAGCTGGATAGAGACCACCATGCTCTGTTCGTGGCATTCTCCAGCTGCGTCATTAGAATTCCTCTGAGCCGGTGTGAGCGTCACGGGTCATGTAAAAA GGCATGTATTGCTTCACGGGACCCGTACTGTGGCTGGTTAGACCACGAGGCATGTGGAAGAGTGACACCAGGCATGCT CACGGGAGGATATGTGCAAGATGTTGAATACGGCAACACGGCGCAGCTTGGGGACTGCCATG AAATTTTGCCTACTACAGCTACACCAGATTACAAAATATTTGGCGACCCAACATCTg ACATGGAGTTCTCCTCAGCTTCCATTACCACAATGGCAAGTATCCCAGTTATATCACCTAAAGTGATTGGTTCCTGGAAACCTAAAGTGACTGGCTCTCGGAAATTTGTAGTTCAAGATGACCCAAACACTTCTGATTATTCTGATCCATTATCAGGTGTCCCAAAGG GTGTAAGGTGGGAAGTACAATCAGGAGAGTCCAACCAAATGGTACATATGAATGTCCTAATCACTTGTGTCTTTGCCGCTTTTGTCCTGGGAGCCTTTATTGCGGGAGTGGCCGTTTACTGTTACCGGGATATATTTGTACGGAAAGCcagaaaaatacacaaagatGCAGAATCGGCTCAGTCCTGTACTGACTCCAGTGGGAGCTTTGCTAAACTGAATGGGCTGTTTGATAGTCCCGTCAAGGAATACCAACAAAACATTGATTCACCCAAACTTTACACAAACCTGTTGACGAGCAGAAAGGAGTTGCCACCAAACGGCGATACGAAGTCCATGATGATGGACCACAGGGGCCAGCCTCCGGAGTTAGCTGCACTTCCAACTCCTGAATCTACACCAGTTCTTCAACAAAAGACTCTGCAGGCTATGAAAAGTCAGTCGGACAAACCACACAGTAACCTCAATGCTTCACGAAAGGAAACCCCACTAAAAAGCCCTCAgttttttccttccagtcctcCACCCCACTCTCCTTTAAGTCATGGACATATTCCTAGTGCTATCGTTCTTCCCAACGCTACCCATGACTACAATACATCTTTCTCAAATTCTAATGCGCACAAGGCAGACAAAAAGATGCAACATATTGATCATCCGCTCACAAAACCGTCCAGCAAAAGAGACCACAGGAGATCTGTTGATTCCAGGAACACCCtgaatgattttctgaaacacCTAAATGAAACTACTAGTAATCCCAAAGCAATTATGGGAGATATTCAAATGGCCCACCAGACTTTAATGCTGGATCCAATGGGAAACGTGTCTGAGATCCCACCTAAGGTTCCCAACAGGGAGGCATCTTTATACTCTCCTCCATCAACTCTTCCAAGAAACAGCCCCACAAAACGAGTGGACGTTCCTACCACTCCTGCAGTACCAATGACCTCTTTGGAAAGGCAGAGGGGTTATCACAAAAATTCTTCGCAAAGGCATTCAATATCTGCCCTTCCTAAAAACTTAAACTCACCAAATGGTGTTTTGTTATCCAGACAGCCTAGTATTAATCGTGGGGGGTACATGCCTCCCACAGCAGGCACAAAGATGGACTACATGCAAGGGACGCCTGTCAGCGTTCACCTCCAGCCTTCCTTGTCCAGGCAAAGCAGTTACACGAGCAACGGCACCCTTCCTCGTACAGGGATAAAGAGGACACCCTCCTTAAAACCTGACGTGCCACCAAAACCCTCATTTGTTCCTCAGACAACTTCAGTCAGACCACTGAACAAATACAGTTACTAG
- the SEMA6D gene encoding semaphorin-6D isoform X4, whose product MRLPLLCASVMLMSLSQCRAVSFPEDEDPINVVDYHYSRQYPVFRGRPSGNESQHRLDFQLMLKIRDTLYIAGRDQVYTVNLNEVPKSEVTPSKKLTWRSRQQDRENCAMKGKHKDECHNFIKVFVPRNDEMVFVCGTNAFNPMCRYYRLNTLEYDGEEISGLARCPFDARQTNVALFADGKLYSATVADFLASDAVIYRSMGDGSALRTIKYDSKWIKEPHFLHAIEYGNYVYFFFREIAVEHNNLGKAVYSRVARICKNDMGGSQRVLEKHWTSFLKARLNCSVPGDSFFYFDVLQSITDIIEINGVPTVVGVFTTQLNSIPGSAVCAFSMDDIEKVFKGRFKEQKTPDSVWTAVPEDKVPKPRPGCCAKHGLAEAYKTSIDFPDETLSFIKSHPLMDSAVPSVIEEPWFTKTRVRYRLTAIAVDHAAGPYQNYTVIFVGSEAGVVLKILAKTRPFSLNDSVLLEEIEAYNHAKCNGDSEEDRRVISLQLDRDHHALFVAFSSCVIRIPLSRCERHGSCKKACIASRDPYCGWLDHEACGRVTPGMLTGGYVQDVEYGNTAQLGDCHDMEFSSASITTMV is encoded by the exons ATGAGGCTTCCTCTGCTTTGTGCCTCCGTGATGCTAATGAGTCTGTCCCAGTGCCGAGCTGTCAGCTTCCCTGAAGATGAGGACCCTATTAACGTTGTTGACTACCACT ATTCAAGGCAATATCCAGTATTTAGAGGACGCCCTTCAGGCAATGAATCTCAGCACAGACTGGACTTCCAACTGATGTTGAAAATTCGAGACACACTTTATATTGCTGGCAG GGACCAAGTTTACACTGTAAACTTAAATGAAGTTCCAAAATCGGAAGTTACTCCAAGCAAG AAATTAACATGGAGGTCAAGACAGCAGGACAGAGAGAACTGTGCTATGAAAGGCAAACATAAA GATGAATGCCATAACTTCATTAAAGTCTTTGTTCCGAGAAACGATGAGATGGTGTTTGTCTGTGGAACAAACGCATTTAATCCTATGTGCAGATACTATCGG ctgaatACCTTAGAGTATGATGGGGAGGAAATTAGTGGTTTGGCAAGATGCCCATTTGATGCCAGACAAACCAATGTCGCCCTCTTTGCTG ATGGAAAATTGTATTCGGCAACAGTAGCAGATTTCCTGGCAAGTGATGCTGTTATTTATCGCAGCATGGGGGATGGATCTGCCTTAAGAACAATAAAGTATGATTCCAAATGGATAAAAG AACCACACTTCCTCCATGCCATAGAATACGGGAACtatgtttatttcttcttccgAGAAATTGCTGTAGAGCACAATAATTTAGGCAAG GCTGTATATTCCCGTGTGGCACGGATATGCAAAAATGACATGGGGGGGTCTCAAAGAGTCCTGGAAAAGCATTGGACATCCTTTCTGAAAGCTCGGCTCAACTGCTCAGTTCCTGGGGATTCATTCTTCTACTTTGATGTTCTGCAGTCTATCACAGACATAATAGAAATCAATGGAGTCCCCACGGTTGTCGGTGTATTCACCACACAGCTTAACAG CATCCCTGGTTCAGCGGTGTGTGCCTTCAGCATGGATGACATTGAGAAAGTCTTCAAAGGGAgatttaaagaacaaaagactCCTGACTCCGTTTGGACAGCTGTACCTGAAGACAAAGTACCAAAGCCAAG ACCTGGCTGCTGTGCAAAACACGGCCTTGCAGAGGCTTATAAAACCTCCATTGATTTCCCTGACGAAACACTCTCCTTCATCAAATCTCATCCTTTGATGGATTCAGCTGTCCCCTCAGTCATTGAGGAGCCCTGGTTTACCAAAACACGTGTCAG ATACAGATTGACAGCAATTGCTGTAGACCACGCTGCTGGACCCTACCAGAACTACACAGTCATATTTGTTGGCTCCGAAGCAGGAGTAGTACTTAAAATCTTGGCAAAGACTAGGCCTTTTTCTTTGAATGACAGCGTATTACTGGAAGAGATCGAAGCATATAATCATGCAAA GTGTAATGGTGACAGCGAGGAGGATAGAAGAGTCATTTCCCTTCAGCTGGATAGAGACCACCATGCTCTGTTCGTGGCATTCTCCAGCTGCGTCATTAGAATTCCTCTGAGCCGGTGTGAGCGTCACGGGTCATGTAAAAA GGCATGTATTGCTTCACGGGACCCGTACTGTGGCTGGTTAGACCACGAGGCATGTGGAAGAGTGACACCAGGCATGCT CACGGGAGGATATGTGCAAGATGTTGAATACGGCAACACGGCGCAGCTTGGGGACTGCCATG ACATGGAGTTCTCCTCAGCTTCCATTACCACAATG GTGTAA